From Macrobrachium nipponense isolate FS-2020 chromosome 48, ASM1510439v2, whole genome shotgun sequence, a single genomic window includes:
- the LOC135205001 gene encoding ionotropic receptor 21a-like, which translates to MLQIPPPLPRWQSILHPFSWWVWGAIVLSMCCVTVTYHLLDYNFDLPFVTNGMNIIQRIFSKPLTKAPKKWRLRNFIMMWWVALWFISESYTCNLMAVLTVPAFPAKLQTAEDLSKSSYRLCMVDYGEFVDEALAESTHPILSALYRILDMVPSYDTMEHIGEEQCIERVLAGTHAHTETYSYVKILYNKLGHGSKVYSFQEQLYPGYLAFLVRKHAPWKYKFDVGMQWMFENGLMQKWYKDAMDDFKGYFATVCGASQ; encoded by the exons ATGCTCCAAATCCCACCTCCGCTTCCCAGGTGGCAAAGCATCCTGCACCCTTTTTCCTGGTGGGTGTGGGGCGCCATCGTCTTGTCCATGTGTTGCGTCACCGTCACTTATCATCTCCTGGACTACAATTTCGACCTGCCCTTCGTCACAAATGGCATGAATATCATTCAG AGGATTTTCTCCAAGCCCTTGACCAAAGCCCCCAAGAAATGGCGCCTCAGGAACTTCATCATGATGTGGTGGGTGGCGCTGTGGTTCATCTCGGAGTCTTACACGTGCAACCTGATGGCTGTTCTCACTGTGCCTGCTTTCCCAGCGAAGCTTCAGACAGCTGAAGACCTTTCAAAGAGCAGTTAcag GCTCTGCATGGtagattatggtgaatttgtggACGAGGCACTAGCTGAATCAACCCACCCAATCCTTTCGGCCCTGTACAGAATCCTGGACATGGTCCCTTCATATGACACCATGGAGCACATCGGTGAAGAGCAGTGCATCGAGAGAGTCCTGGCAGGGACACACGCTCACACAGAGACCTACTCCTACGTCAAGATTCTGTACAATAAGCTCGGCCACGGTAGCAAGGTTTACAGCTTCCAGGAGCAGCTGTATCCAGGCTACCTGGCCTTCCTTGTCCGGAAGCACGCCCCCTGGAAGTACAAGTTCGATGTCGGGATGCAGTGGATGTTCGAGAatggtctcatgcagaagtggtACAAAGATGCCATGGACGATTTCAAAGGCTACTTCGCGACAGTATGTGGTGCCTCTCAGTAA